In Yarrowia lipolytica chromosome 1F, complete sequence, a genomic segment contains:
- a CDS encoding uncharacterized protein (Compare to YALI0F06182g, similar to uniprot|P46669 Saccharomyces cerevisiae YOR340c RPA43 DNA-directed RNA polymerase I 36 KD subunit, similar to Saccharomyces cerevisiae RPA43 (YOR340C); ancestral locus Anc_7.52) — MVAKTISETQEVLKSMALKRKNPVDSATGISECFHKVSTSMYVSLAPMFSQKPVAGIKSQHLDPLVARYFAPAGGVVLAHYNLKLYKRGSDSEGSAVMGKFVNESPFTFMWISTDLLVWKPQVGDRLEGYVNMQTPSHIGLLVHDTFNCSIKYANIPEDWVFTPFAESGQPTAAKKDRVRQSMGYWSDGSGKRVEGKLEFIIKSVHTANMVYLSGSLVDTYPAQSGGAVSEEPQRKKTKFTDEDPIEEIAEEKAEEEDKEVEQKEEDAAQAKIGYDSDSAASDDSDSD, encoded by the coding sequence ATGGTCGCCAAAACGATTTCGGAGACGCAAGAGGTGCTGAAAAGCATGGCTCTCAAGCGTAAAAACCCCGTCGACTCGGCCACCGGAATCTCCGAGTGTTTCCACAAGGTCTCGACCTCCATGTATGTGTCTCTGGCGCCCATGTTCAGCCAGAAGCCCGTGGCTGGCATCAAAAGCCAGCATCTGGACCCACTGGTGGCCCGCTACTTTGCTCCTGCGGGCGGCGTGGTTCTGGCACATTACAACCTCAAGCTGTACAAACGGGGAAGCGACTCTGAGGGCTCTGCTGTCATGGGCAAGTTTGTCAACGAGTCCCCATTCACCTTCATGTGGATTAGTACAGACCTTCTTGTGTGGAAGCCTCAGGTCGGCGACCGTCTGGAGGGATACGTAAACATGCAGACTCCTTCTCATAtcggtcttcttgtccacgACACCTTCAACTGTTCCATCAAGTACGCCAACATTCCTGAGGACTGGGTCTTCACTCCCTTTGCTGAGTCAGGACAGCCGACagccgccaagaaggaccgAGTTCGTCAGTCCATGGGCTACTGGTCGGACGGCTCTGGCAAGCGAGTCGAGGGCAAGCTGGAGTTCATCATCAAGAGCGTTCACACTGCCAACATGGTTTACCTGTCTGGTTCTCTGGTTGATACCTATCCCGCACAGTCAGGGGGCGCTGTGAGCGAAGAGCCCCAGCGAAAGAAGACGAAATTCACAGACGAGGATCCCatcgaggagattgccgaggaaaaggcagaggaggaagataaggaggttgagcagaaggaggaggacgccGCACAGGCCAAGATTGGCTATGATAGCGACAGTGCTGCAAGTGACGATAGCGACAGTGATTag